Genomic DNA from Hyphomicrobiales bacterium 4NK60-0047b:
GTGCTACCTTCTGAAATTAGGTTATGAATTTTCGTTCCCGCTTCAGTTTGTATTATAGCTTTGAACTTAGCACCTGTCATATCGAGAGGTTTACCATCAACAGTCATGTAAAAGAGAATTTCTTGATCTTTGAGAACCATCTCTATGCCGTGGTGGTTTGCATCTTCAAAAAATTGACCACCATGCGCTGGGCCGTGATCGTCATGGCCACTTTTGGAAGATTTATGTTTATCTTGATCATGTTTGCTATGGTCATGCTTATGGTCGTGTTTATCTTCGGCTAGCGCACTTGGTGTAAATGAAGTGAGTAAACCGAATGATAAAAGTGTAAAAAAAACTAAGTTTTTCATTATTTTATGCTCCTGAGATTGAATTGAAAATTAATAGGCCTCAATGGGCTTTGAGGTTTGGATCGGCGAGGCATCATGAGCTGCAATGAGCCGCTCTAGAGATTTCTGGCCAAATTTAAAAAACAGAAGAGGTGTGAGAACAGCATCAATTAAAGTCGCTGAGATAAGGCCACCAAAGATTGTCACGGCTAGTGGATGTAAGATTTCTCGTCCGGGCTCATCTGCTGCAATAATCAGAGGGATAAGGGCAACCCCGGCGGATAAAGCCGTCATTAGCACAGGGGTTAGTCGTTCGAGAGAACCACGCACAATGAGCTCACGCCCAAATGTCTCATTTTCATATAAAGCAAGATTAATATAGTGGCTGATTTTAAGAATGCCATTTCGAGCCGTAATACCTGCGAGTGTAATAAAGCCGATTAAACTGGCAACAGAAAAAGGAAGATCTGCTATCCATAAAGCGGTCACACTGCCGATAAGTCCGAGTGGTATAGCTGTCAAGACGATGCCTGCCAAAACAGCAGATTGGTATCGACTGTAAATGACTAGAAAAATAAGGGCTAAAGATAAAATGGATAATAACCCTATAGTTTTTGTAGCTTCTTCTTGCGCCTGAAATTGCCCTTCAAGTCTTATGACATACCCTGCAGGCAGTTTGGTTTCTTCAATTAGGCGACGTATATCAGCAACGATTGCAGCCATGTCACGCTTACCATCACCGTTAGCAGAAACGACAATCCTGCGTTGCTGGTTTTCTCGTAAAATTTGGTTAGGGCCTTCGACTTCTTGCACTTTACCCAGTCGCTTTAACGGCACATACCCGATAGGTGTTGAAACCAATGCTTCACCAAGCCCGGTGGTAGAACGATCTTGATCAGCAAGGCGAACAACGACATCGAACCGTTTATTACCATCAATAATCTGAGAGACCGTTCGTCCATTCGTCATATCAGCGAGTGTCTTGGTCAATTCAGAAGGATTGACACCATAAAGAGCAGCTCTCTCATAATCTGGTACGACTTGCAGTTGGGGTATGAGCACTTGTTTTTCTGTTTGCACATCAACAAGTCCTGCAACAGTGCCAAGTCGGTTCTGTATTTGTGCTGCAAGTGTGCGTAACCGGTCTAAATCTTCTCCAAAAATTTTCAAAGCGATTTGGGCTCTCACACCGGACAGCATGTGATCTAGTCGGTGACTAATCGGTTGACCAATGCCGATACCCGCCGGAAGCACTGACAGTGTTTCGCGAATATCAGAATAAATATCCTCCCGCTTTCGATCCGATCTTTTTAAGTCAATATCAATTTCGGTGACATGAATACCTTCTGCATGTTCATCAAGTTCTGCACGGCCTGTTCTACGACCAACAGATTTTACTTCAGGAACATTCATTACAAGCTTTTCAGCTATTGACCCTAACCTATCAGATTCAGCAAGAGAGATGCCGGGGTTATAAACAACAGATACCAATATTGTGCCTTCATTAAATGAAGGAAGGAAAGACCTTGGTAGCTGTGTTGCAAAAAGTGTAGCGGCAAAAATTCCGCCAACAATAGAAATAATAACAACGGTTGGCCAGCGAAATGTCCAATCAAGTAAGCGCTCATTGCCGGCTTTTAGAATACGAACCAGTCGAGTATCTTGCTCTTCATGGTTAGGCGTTTTAAGCAAATAATGACAAAGAACAGGTGTCAAGGTAATCGATGTTATTAAGCTGGCTAAGATCGCAACGATATAAGCTAATCCAAGGGGGCGAAAAAGTTGCCCTTCAAGGCCTGTCATCGCAAAAAGCGGTACAAATACCAAGACGACAATCGCTGTTGCATAAACGATTGAAGAGCGAACTTCATGACTGGCATTTAACACAACGGTCAATTTAGATTGAGGGCGATCCGATTTTGCATTTAGTCGTAACCGCCGGAGAACATTTTCAACGCCTACAACGGCATCATCAACAAGTTCCCCGATCGCAATAGCAAGCCCTCCAAGCGTCATGGTATTAATTGACAAACCGAATGCATAAAACACAAGAATAGTAATGAAAATAGACATTGGGATCGCTGTAAGCGATATGAATGTAGCTCGCCAGTTCAACAAGAAAAGAATGAGAATGAAAGAAACCACAATAGCCGCTTCAATAAGCACCTGCTTTACATTCTCAATCGATGTTTCAATGAATGTGGCTTGCCTGAATTGAATACGATTTGCCACAACCCCTGCTGGCATAGTTCGTTGAATTTTATCAAGTTGAGCTTCTACTTCTTTAGTGATTGTAATCGTGTCTGCTTGCGGCTGTTTTTGGATGCCAATAATAACGGCTTTTTCACCCATAAACCCGGCGTCTCCTCGTTTAACGCGAGGGGCAAAGTCGACGGATGCCACTTGCCGTAATAAGATCGATTGCTGACCGCGAACCACGACGGTAAGATTGCGTAAATCCTTTAGCCGGGTTGTTCTTCCAATGTTACGGATAAGATATTCTCTCGCATGTTGATCTATAAATCCACCACCGGCATTTGTACCAAACTGTGATAACGCATCTTCGATCATATTGGGTGTAATCTGAAGTCGTTGCATGGCGATTAGGTCTGGACTTACTCGGTATTGCCGCACCTCTCCGCCGATAGGGATAACTTGGGCAACGCCTGGCACAGTGAGCAATTGTGGCCTGATGACAAAGTCAGCGGTTTCTCGAAGTTCCATAGCACTGACGGATTTTCCCGTTATAGCGACCAACATTATCTCCCCCATAATAGATGAGATAGGGCCCATATGGGGTTGAACATTGGCTGGGAGTTGTTCTCTTGCGGTTGCCAAACGCTCAGCAACCAACTGTCGATTACGATAAACATCCGTGCCCCATTCAAACTCTATATAAACAATAGACAAGCCAACACTTGAGACTGATCGAAGACGGATTATACCTGGCATACCATTTAGAGCGGTCTCTAATGGGTATGTAATTAGCTGTTCAACTTCTTGTGGTGCAAAACCTTCCGCTTCGGTCAAAAGTGTGACCGTGGGACGATTTAGATCTGGAAACACATCAACCGGTAAGCGTGGCAAGACGTATGCTCCATAGGCTGCAAGAAGCAGGGAGGCGACCAACACAAACATTCTTTGGCTCAAACTAAGTGCAACAAGTGCTTTAAACATATTATGCCCTCTTATCTTATCTGGTTAACAAGTGGGGCGCCCTTGACAATAATTTGGTCGCCGGCTTTAAGACCTGAAGTCACATAAACGCGTTCACCATCAAGATCTTTAATTCGCACCGCTACTGGCATGTAGCGCTCTGGTTCAAGCCGTTTAAATGTTACAAATTGTCCATTTGGAGCCTGTGCAATCGCCCGTCGTGGAATAATAATTCCCTGAACAACATCTCCCTTTTCTACAAGTACTTTTATGGGCGAGCCGATACTTAACTCACTTGTCGGGCTTAGAATACTAAAATGAATAACACTTGCCTGTTGTTGCAAAGCACGACTGCGACCAACCAATTTTAAATCAAAGAACTTACCTTTATCTGTCTTAGCACGTATTTTACCTGTCTCAGGCCTAACCTCGGCGTCATAAGAAATAGCTTCTACCCAAAGGCTCGAAGTATCTACAATACGAAAGAGTGTGTCGGCACGGTTTACAACTTGCCCAACAGCAACGCGCACTTCTGCGATAACACCATTTACAGGAGCAACAAGAACTTCAGGTTCAGAACGTGATTTTTTCAATTGTTTACGACGAGCTAATAACCCTGTGCGTTCAATTTCCAATTCTTGTAAATTCGCACGGCTTGTAATGTTCTTAGAAACAAGTTTTCTTTGACGTGTGATCCTTGCATCCAGTATTGCAATCCGTTGATCGAGTTCTCCTGCAGTCTGGCGAACATCACTGGCGTCAATAGGATCAAAAGACGGTTCGACAGTCGCTAGAATATCTCCTGCTTTCACATTTTTACCTAGAAAAGGCAATCCACCTACAGGAGGTTTCAGTCTCCCAGAAATTGTGCTCTGCACCAGTCCAGACCGGTTCGGATCTACGATCACTCGGCCAATTAATTTATGCACTGCCCTAGCCGTCTGAGGTGATAAAATTTTTGTGCGAACTTCTAAAAGCCGTTGAGTAGGTTTGGGAAGAAATATTTCTCCATCAGGCAATCTCTTGGGAGCATCACCCTGCACTAAAGTTGAACCGGCATCACCATGATCGTGCCCTGGTCCTGCTAATGTTGGTGTGGAATTTATTAGTATTACTAAAAAAGATAAGCCTATTATTACTTTAGCGCTGCTTTTGGCAAACCTACTAAAGAATAGGCCTGCAATGCCCACTAAACTTGCCAGTATGAGCCAGGTTAAAAGTGAACGTGACGCGATTAAACTTGTACCTTCTTCGTTTGAATGGATGTGATCCTCTTCGGGAATTTTAATTGAACCAACCAACAAATCAGTATTTTGACCGTCAACAATGGTGATAATAACTTCATGAGTTCCAGCCTTACTTAAAGATGAAGTTTTGATCTTATAAGTTCCATCCGTTTGTGATTGAGCAACAAGTGTTTTACCGTTTACATCCATTTGTATGACTGCGCTGACCACAGGTGAAGTGTCTTTGACACTGTCAAGATAGACGGTGAGCTCCTGATCTTTTAATATGGCAACGAATTCATATGTTTCAGACACAGCTACTAAGCGCGGACTACTCGGACCAGCTTCCACGGGTTCTGCTGGGCCATGGTCATGCCCGGGACCCGCAAAAGCAGACCCCGTAAATACCCAAAATATCCAGGCAAAAAGCAAAAAGACGAATTTACCCTTTTGATTGGGTAGTAAAAAAATAGACATGAAAAATATCCTCAAAAGTCTTTAAAAAGAGCGCACAAGAATAATGTTCGTGCGTAACAGAGTAACTTAGAGGAAATAGATTGGAGGTCTGAATAAATCGACGGTCTCAAAAGATCGAATATTTTGAGACACTGGCTTTATAAAGCTTTTATTGATCCGATGGATGGTATCTACGGAGCTACCCATTAAAATTGCAGTCAAGCATAGGTGAGCTTCGCATCCAAATTTGCAATCGGTTTTTATGGGTTGCTGATCCTTATCAGAGGTTTCAACATGAGTATCTAGGCAAGGGCTATTTATTTTCGAATGGCAACAATCTTCTAGGTTTGAAGATGTTACAGCTGCACTCGAATGGTCTTGATGATGACTTACTGAATGTTTGTGAGCCAGATCAAATCCGATATGGGCTATGGCGTCAGAGAGCGTAGCTGCGATTATAACGAGGCTTAGCACGCTGGCAATGAACCGGCGAACAGAAACATTTCGTATGTCTAATGCGCAGTAATTGAACATTTTACCTCTCTGAGAGCTTCTTAAATCACAAATATCTTATTGGAACAACTGCAAACTATTTGTAGCGCAAACAAAAAGAGTAAATGTAACAGCTGGGATACGACTTTTCGTTGTTTTTCAATCATTTTGAGCATATTTAAGCAGATTTATCAGTTTCATATTCATTCAAAGCTAATTTCAATATTTGCCAAGATGAGTTGATAAACAGGCTTGCTAAAATAGCGGCCACGACTAAATCTGGCCATGCGGTTGTCGTTCCCCAAACAGCCATCGCAGCTCCCACAACAGCGATATTGCCGATAGCATCATTACGTGAACAAATCCAAACCGAACGAACATTTGCGTCACCATCTTTGTATTTAAGAAGTAAAAGCACACTTGTTAAGTTGGCCGTTAATGCAAGAAAACCAATCCAACCCATTATTTTGGCACTTGGTAAGCCTAAAATAAGAACACTATAAGCTGTTGAACCAAGTACAAATATTCCCATGAAAAATAGACTGCCCCCTTTTAAAAGAGCCGCGATTGCACGGGTTTTAAGGCTCATACCTATAACAAAAAGGCTGACACCGTAAGTGAGTGTATCTCCAAGAAAATCCAGAGCATCTGCTTTTAAAGCTTCCGAACCTGCAACCCTGCCAGCGAGCATTTCTATAAAAAACATTGCAGCATTTATGGCAATTACGAGCCAAAGCACCCTGCGATAGCGCAGATCCATACCGTCAAATTTAGGGTTTTGACGACATCCGCATTCACTCTCATTTTGGTTCGTCGCGATCATTTTTTTTTGTTTCACAGCCCTTCACCTTATTGATGTTTTCTAGTTAGGCTTTATGCTAATATCTCTAGTGACTAGAGGATCAAGAGGTTTTTTTATGGCCGAAGTAACGATAGGCATGGCATCTAAACTCACAGAAATAAAAATTCCAACAATTCGTTATTACGAAGAGATTGGTTTGATCTCACCACGTGCACGAACAGAAAGTAATCGACGACTTTACGCAGAAACAGATTTAAGCCGCCTTCGTTTCATTAGGCATGCACGTGAACTTGGATTTGATATTGAGGCCATTCGAGCAATGATCAATTTGCAAGCTCATCCTGAGAAATCATGCTCAGAAATAGATCAGATAGCGAATAAACATTTGGCCGATGTTAATCGCCGCATAGCCGGACTTCAGGCACTCAAAGGTGAATTAAGTCGGATGATTGAAGGTTGCAATTGTGGTCGTATTGATGAATGCCGCATTATCGAAGTGCTGCAAGATCATGGTCAGTGCAAAAATGACCATTCACATATGAATGAAAAGTTCAAATGAAACCTTTTCGTAAAGCAAGAACATTGCTGATCAATGAAATTTATTGTTTATTAAAACACAAAGACTAAGGATAACGGCCTAAGAATCTAGGTCGTTTATATTAATTTAAAAAATTGACTTGAAACTTTATTGTTGGAATTATAAAGACTAGAATCAAAGGCGTTCGTTTTTATTTTGATAAAAACATACCGTAATAGTTGGGATCAAATGATTGTAACGAAACAAAAGCTCTTACCTTTAATGGTTGTATTCGTAATGCTCGTTGGCTCGATCATTCCTTATTTCCATGAAGTAGGCAATGACACTGACAATGTTTCGGACTTAGCCATAGCTCTCGCGGCTCAAGGTGTTGACCAATCTCATGATCACGTTGATGGTCATCAATCAGAAGAGTTTCATTGTGAAACTTGCCATATATTTTATCATCTTTATTCCAATCCCTATCAATTGACCATCCTTTCACCTAGTGGATCAGTAAAACATCGAATTACCACTGATGAATTTATTAGTAATGGTCCCTATGCGCTTGATAAGCCGCCTCGGTTTATTGGGTAAATTTCATTAACTCACCTGAAATTTTAAAAGATGTTCTAAGGAGCTATTACGACTTCTTAGTCATCGTTTTTGAGATCGTGTCATTTGCAAGAATGAGGTCTTAGACAACATCAAATTTTGCATATTTCAGGCGTTAAAATCTTCAAACAAAAGACTTATCGAGATGAATTCAAGGGGAAACTCTTGCGTTGAGATTCAGGCAGCCATTAATTTTACGATCGAAAAATCTTGGTTTTAAGACTCATCAACGCGAAAAAACAAAAACTCTTAAATGACTAAATTTGTATGAGTAATTTTTGTTTTTCCTTGTTTCAACTCTGAAGTGAAAGCGTATTTTTATATTTCCTTACGTTTTCAAAAGTCGTTGTAAAAAATTTATTTACCGAACTTAAAACAAGGAGTTCACAATGTTGAATACAATTAAATTTTTATTCGCAAGTCTGGCAATTCTCTTATTTCAAATCAGTAATTTAGGATTTAGCCATGCAAAAACGGGTGTTCAATCAGATCGATATAACACGAAACTAGAAAGTGCCCGTCACACCAGTACATATGTGACTTATGAGACTGATCCGGAACATTATGATGTTCCGGGCAATGCTTCACGGACTTGCGGCAAAGGTTATAATCCTATGAACAAGCAACATAGAAGAAATCATCGTAATAAAAGACCTCATGTACATCCAAAGGCACCTTGGCGTCCTGGATGTCCGGAGTAGTTTTGTAAAGTCCACGACATTAGTTCAAGAACTAAATCTTGGATTTTCAAAACAGCTAATCAGAACAAACCGGTGTGGCAGTAAAAACTGCCGCACTCGATCACTTCTCCAGTTTTTGTGGATTAAATGAAACCATAAAACTAATATGGCATTAGCCATTTGAAGCAAAGTGTTTCAATCTTCCAAATATCCAGAACTTCAGTTTGGTAAACCAAGGAAGGCTATTCCAAAAGCTGATGCTTGCTTCCATCATATTGAGATGAAAATTTTGGTCAGGACTTGCTATGCAGCCCCCCGCTTGAATAATTTTATCACGCATTGTGAGTAAGATTTGTTCATCGCGTGCAAGATGAGATAAATCTGAAACTATAACAGAGACAGGTTCATCATCTTGATTAGCTTTAAGATCATCCAGCATTTGATTGAAAGCCGGACGGTCGGTTGAGTTCCCTGAAACGCCCTTGTCATGATATGCCTTGATTAATTCGTAACCTTGTTCGACAATTTGATAGTGTTGAAGAGCGGACATCGTATTTTCAAACAATTCATCCTCCAGCGATTGTAATGTTGTTGCCGACCGGTGGTAAATAACCGCTTTCTTTTTTGCTGGTTCACTCATAATTTAAGCCCTTAAAATGTTTTTTCCTTTCAAAAATATTTTCACAAACTACTCATAGATTTTATCAAATCCGGTGTTTAAAAGTAAAGTCGTCAATGAAATATCAGTGCGGCAGTTCCACCGCCGCACCGTTTGAATTTTTATGAAAAATCTCAACTTGCCTTCAAAAGTTTCTTAAGTGCCTTGCCGGACTTTACCGCTGTAATGGTTTCCTGCCGCTTAGTGTATCCTACCATTAGGAAGCGCATATAGCGCGGTTGCCACTCTTTCTTTTGCGGTGTCCGTGTGCCGTCCAAAAAGTTCTTGATGATCTGCTTTTGAACAGTGGCTGTGCTAGTCAAGTTTCCTTCAGCAACCGTCTTACCACCAACATCTTCTAAAATGTTATTGATGGTTTCTTTGTCGCGTAAAAGGTCAAAGAAACTATCATCCGGCGTCCAGTATTGAGTCATATCCACAGAGAGCAAAGAGCCGAGAAGTTCAACCATATCAGAGCCAGCCGCTAAAGTTTCTGCAACAATAAAGGATAAAATAGACATGATTTGTTTGTCGCTAAGGGCTTGAAGCTTGATGAATATCTCAATGGGATCATGAGATTTCCCATAGTCCTTTTTTCGAGGGACAATGGTTTCGTTTTCTTTGACTTCTAGCCCTAGAAGCTTTTGCACCTTAAGACGGTCTTTGCGAAACAAGCTTTCAGCTTTGTTAGATTGCAAGCTCTCTGTAATAGCATCCGAATTAGCTTTTTGAGGATCGGCAGAAATATCCCATAAGCTTGACCCAGCAATGATCTGTGCCACGGCTAATCGCAGCACGAGGGTTTGATTACCGAGTAGCTCTGTCCGCACAACCGCATGACGATGGAGATTAAGATAGTTTTGCATGGGCTGTGTCAGTTCAGGGCGGTCAGTTGAACTTTTATCAATCCCACTGATCTTTTGTTGTTCAAGCCGCTTGATGTCTTTTGAAAGTAAAAGTCCTTTGTGGATTGTAACGTCTCCATCAGCCTTAACTTCAATAAAAACCTGCCCGCCCTTCTCTAGCGGCCAATCCGAATAATCGCAACGATACCATTTTTCACCGACATCAAGGAGTATGACGTCTTGCCATCCGTCTTCTTGTAGCTCTGTGGTGATTTCAGCAAGGGCACGACTTTGATGCTCCCAAAAAAGCGCAGGGTCAGCAAAATAACGCTCCTCTCCAAAAAGATCAGAAATGATAGCCCCCTTATAGGTTTTGAGATCAAAGAGGGCATTTGAAACGGGGATTTCTTCACCACCAAAGAGCCAGCTTTTGAGGTTGTAGGGAGGCGGTTCTTGATCGGCCTTAAAGAGTTTGAACCATTGCTTTTGTTGACTTTGACTTGCCATGGTGAGCAGGCGAATGGTGGCGGGTTTGATTTTATCTTGGCGATAAGCGTTTAATAGGGGGGTGTAAAGATTGGCAATGGCAAGGCGTTGCTTGACCAAAGTTTCCGTGACACCGAAATGAGTGGCAATATCGTCAATTGATTTACCTTGCCTAGTCAAAGCTAAAAACGCATCATATTGATCGATTTCATCCATGGGCAGTCGTTGGATGTTTTCAATCAAAGAGGCTTCAATCGCGCCTGCATCATCTCCCTCTTCCATAATGGCACAGGGCAGTGGTGAGATGTCTTGCTCTTGTGAAAGAGAAAGACAAGCATTATAGCGGCGTTGTCCGGCGATAATCTCAAACCCTTCACACTCTTGTTTCCCTGTCGGGTTTGCACCCTTCTCGCTTCTTGTAGGTCGCACCAAAAGCGGCTGAATGATGCCGTTGGCTTTAATGCTAGGAATAAGGTCATCCCCATTTTTAGAGCCATGCTTGCGCACATTTAAAGGTGATAGTTTTAAGTTTTTAAGGTCAATATTTTGTAGTTGCATTGTTTTTTCCTTTTCGGTTGTTGACGCATGATTGCATCATCGAACCGCCTGAAAAGGCGGCTCTATGGTGCAGTCTTTAATCTTGAAAACTATTGAGAAATTCAATTGCCTTGGCAGCTTGTGCTGAGGCTTTAAAAATAAAGCTCTTGTCACCGTGAAGAGCTTGCAGCCAGCATTTTAAATAACGGGCATGGTCATCTCTAGGGGATTGTACGATCTCAAGTTGAGCACATAAAAAGGCCGCACCAAGTTCGGCAATCAGTTCTTCAAAAGCATATTTTTCAAGATTATGGGTTTTAGATGTTGCTTTGTCGCGGTTAAGGCGATGTGGTGCCCCTGTCCAGTGTGTAAGTTCATGAAACAGAACAGAGTAGTAATTTTCTGTGGCGCTTGAATGGGCAGTATCCAAAAACGCGCTTGTTTGCGGCATGTTGATAAAATCATTGGTGCGATTGTAATAAGCTCTGGCTTCACCATGTTTAATGTTTGCGCCTGTTTTTTGAGCAAAAGCATCAGCACTTTCAATACGAGTGACAAGATGGGTTTGAGCAAGAGACAAAGTGTCTTCGCTTTCATACCCCTCAACTTGATTGGCATTAAAAACCGTATAGAGACGCATGACAGGTATTTGAATGTCTTGCTGTTCACCTTGTTCGTCCTCTTCTTGCTTGTTCCATGTTTTATAAAAAACAATGAGACTGCCTTGTTCCCCTTTGCGCACCTGCGCACCCGCTTCTTTCCACTGTTTGTAGCTTGCCCATTCAGGTGAATTAAAAGATTTTTCCTGCTGGTCGATCCAAAGAGAGGGAATGTTGATGCCATTATAAGACTTTCCAGTGATAGGATTGAGGGGCATGCCTTGTGCGGCAAGTTCAGCAAAAGGTGCTTTAAAATTCTCAAGATCAACATAGTCGAGACGTTTGATAATCTTGTTTGTAATCTCTTGATAAATATCTCGTTTAGCCATTTTGGGCGCTCCTGTTTTTATAAGGTTTCGACAGCGGAGAAACTTTCACCTCCCCGCGCATGAACCCTTGCCCAGCGGCGAGCGTCCGCAAAAAACAAACAAAAAAGCCATCCGCGCTAAAGCGCGGATGACAAAGAAAGGACAGCTCGGTCAGGTTCGACAGCAAACACAATGGTCTTCTCGGGAGACCGTTAGACACTCTTATGCCGCAAAGCGGCTTAGAGTGACTTACGGCGGAACGATCATTGTGTTTGTTGGGGGTTCTGACATACGCTTGAAAGGTAGGTTCTAGTGCGTGTCGCATAAAAGTGAATACCGGTTTTGTGAAAAGTGCGGTTGCGAGTGGGCAACTGAAGCGCTACTAAAAAAGACACGCCCAAACAAGAGCGAAAATAAATTTTCGCGCAAATAAGTGGCTCTTTGTTTTTAAAACAAAGAGCTTCAAAACAAAGCATCAAGGATGGACGCCAATTGGCAGAAACCCGAGGGGTGCGGGGTTCTGTTTACGACAGCCTGGCTCCGAGCTAGAGCGAGGAGGATGCCCAAACATTGAGAGGCATCTTTTAAGACACCAAACATACAAACCAAAAATTTCTTGCAGATTGTTTTAAGAA
This window encodes:
- a CDS encoding helix-turn-helix domain-containing protein, encoding MAEVTIGMASKLTEIKIPTIRYYEEIGLISPRARTESNRRLYAETDLSRLRFIRHARELGFDIEAIRAMINLQAHPEKSCSEIDQIANKHLADVNRRIAGLQALKGELSRMIEGCNCGRIDECRIIEVLQDHGQCKNDHSHMNEKFK
- a CDS encoding efflux RND transporter permease subunit produces the protein MFKALVALSLSQRMFVLVASLLLAAYGAYVLPRLPVDVFPDLNRPTVTLLTEAEGFAPQEVEQLITYPLETALNGMPGIIRLRSVSSVGLSIVYIEFEWGTDVYRNRQLVAERLATAREQLPANVQPHMGPISSIMGEIMLVAITGKSVSAMELRETADFVIRPQLLTVPGVAQVIPIGGEVRQYRVSPDLIAMQRLQITPNMIEDALSQFGTNAGGGFIDQHAREYLIRNIGRTTRLKDLRNLTVVVRGQQSILLRQVASVDFAPRVKRGDAGFMGEKAVIIGIQKQPQADTITITKEVEAQLDKIQRTMPAGVVANRIQFRQATFIETSIENVKQVLIEAAIVVSFILILFLLNWRATFISLTAIPMSIFITILVFYAFGLSINTMTLGGLAIAIGELVDDAVVGVENVLRRLRLNAKSDRPQSKLTVVLNASHEVRSSIVYATAIVVLVFVPLFAMTGLEGQLFRPLGLAYIVAILASLITSITLTPVLCHYLLKTPNHEEQDTRLVRILKAGNERLLDWTFRWPTVVIISIVGGIFAATLFATQLPRSFLPSFNEGTILVSVVYNPGISLAESDRLGSIAEKLVMNVPEVKSVGRRTGRAELDEHAEGIHVTEIDIDLKRSDRKREDIYSDIRETLSVLPAGIGIGQPISHRLDHMLSGVRAQIALKIFGEDLDRLRTLAAQIQNRLGTVAGLVDVQTEKQVLIPQLQVVPDYERAALYGVNPSELTKTLADMTNGRTVSQIIDGNKRFDVVVRLADQDRSTTGLGEALVSTPIGYVPLKRLGKVQEVEGPNQILRENQQRRIVVSANGDGKRDMAAIVADIRRLIEETKLPAGYVIRLEGQFQAQEEATKTIGLLSILSLALIFLVIYSRYQSAVLAGIVLTAIPLGLIGSVTALWIADLPFSVASLIGFITLAGITARNGILKISHYINLALYENETFGRELIVRGSLERLTPVLMTALSAGVALIPLIIAADEPGREILHPLAVTIFGGLISATLIDAVLTPLLFFKFGQKSLERLIAAHDASPIQTSKPIEAY
- a CDS encoding ParB/RepB/Spo0J family partition protein, which translates into the protein MQLQNIDLKNLKLSPLNVRKHGSKNGDDLIPSIKANGIIQPLLVRPTRSEKGANPTGKQECEGFEIIAGQRRYNACLSLSQEQDISPLPCAIMEEGDDAGAIEASLIENIQRLPMDEIDQYDAFLALTRQGKSIDDIATHFGVTETLVKQRLAIANLYTPLLNAYRQDKIKPATIRLLTMASQSQQKQWFKLFKADQEPPPYNLKSWLFGGEEIPVSNALFDLKTYKGAIISDLFGEERYFADPALFWEHQSRALAEITTELQEDGWQDVILLDVGEKWYRCDYSDWPLEKGGQVFIEVKADGDVTIHKGLLLSKDIKRLEQQKISGIDKSSTDRPELTQPMQNYLNLHRHAVVRTELLGNQTLVLRLAVAQIIAGSSLWDISADPQKANSDAITESLQSNKAESLFRKDRLKVQKLLGLEVKENETIVPRKKDYGKSHDPIEIFIKLQALSDKQIMSILSFIVAETLAAGSDMVELLGSLLSVDMTQYWTPDDSFFDLLRDKETINNILEDVGGKTVAEGNLTSTATVQKQIIKNFLDGTRTPQKKEWQPRYMRFLMVGYTKRQETITAVKSGKALKKLLKAS
- a CDS encoding cation transporter, with the protein product MKQKKMIATNQNESECGCRQNPKFDGMDLRYRRVLWLVIAINAAMFFIEMLAGRVAGSEALKADALDFLGDTLTYGVSLFVIGMSLKTRAIAALLKGGSLFFMGIFVLGSTAYSVLILGLPSAKIMGWIGFLALTANLTSVLLLLKYKDGDANVRSVWICSRNDAIGNIAVVGAAMAVWGTTTAWPDLVVAAILASLFINSSWQILKLALNEYETDKSA
- a CDS encoding zincin-like metallopeptidase domain-containing protein; this encodes MAKRDIYQEITNKIIKRLDYVDLENFKAPFAELAAQGMPLNPITGKSYNGINIPSLWIDQQEKSFNSPEWASYKQWKEAGAQVRKGEQGSLIVFYKTWNKQEEDEQGEQQDIQIPVMRLYTVFNANQVEGYESEDTLSLAQTHLVTRIESADAFAQKTGANIKHGEARAYYNRTNDFINMPQTSAFLDTAHSSATENYYSVLFHELTHWTGAPHRLNRDKATSKTHNLEKYAFEELIAELGAAFLCAQLEIVQSPRDDHARYLKCWLQALHGDKSFIFKASAQAAKAIEFLNSFQD